In Corynebacterium matruchotii, a single genomic region encodes these proteins:
- the guaA gene encoding glutamine-hydrolyzing GMP synthase → MTKQTHPHNPHKHNPVLVVDFGAQYAQLIARRVREAKIYSEVIPHTATIAEIKAKNPAALVLSGGPSSVYESGAPALQSELLDLGIPVFGICYGFQAMTHALGGTVANTGNREYGRTDLTVIDPGVLHAGLETTHKVWMSHGDAVSAAPEGFTVTASSAGAPVAAFECAARRMAGVQYHPEVLHSPHGQEILVRFLTEIAGLEQNWTPANIADELIETVREQVGDTSRAICGLSGGVDSAVAAALVQRAIGDRLTCVFVDHGLLRAGEREQVQTDFVKATGAKLVTVDEREAFLSKLAGVTDPEAKRKAIGNEFIRSFERAVGLVLADEPADTVGAVEFLVQGTLYPDVVESGGGAGTANIKSHHNVGGLPEDLEFQLVEPLRLLFKDEVRAVGRELGLPEEIVNRQPFPGPGLGIRIIGEVTEDRLETLRAADLIARTELTNAGLDNEIWQCPVVLLADVRSVGVQGDGRTYGHPIVLRPVSSEDAMTADWTRLPYDVLEKISTRITNEVDGVNRVVLDCTSKPPGTIEWE, encoded by the coding sequence GTGACGAAACAAACCCACCCCCATAACCCTCATAAACATAATCCGGTGTTGGTCGTGGACTTCGGGGCGCAGTACGCGCAGCTCATTGCGCGACGAGTACGTGAAGCCAAAATCTATTCCGAAGTTATTCCGCACACCGCCACGATTGCGGAAATCAAGGCGAAAAACCCCGCCGCTTTAGTGCTTTCCGGTGGTCCAAGCTCTGTCTACGAATCCGGTGCTCCGGCCCTGCAATCGGAATTGCTCGACTTGGGAATTCCCGTCTTTGGAATTTGCTATGGCTTCCAGGCCATGACCCACGCACTAGGTGGCACGGTTGCTAACACCGGCAACCGGGAATATGGTCGGACCGATCTCACTGTTATCGACCCTGGGGTGCTCCATGCCGGTTTGGAAACCACTCATAAAGTGTGGATGAGTCATGGGGATGCTGTGTCGGCAGCCCCTGAAGGCTTCACTGTCACTGCTTCTTCTGCTGGTGCCCCCGTCGCAGCATTCGAATGCGCGGCTCGACGGATGGCCGGTGTGCAATACCATCCCGAAGTGCTGCATTCACCCCATGGCCAGGAGATTCTGGTGCGCTTCCTCACGGAGATTGCTGGATTAGAACAGAACTGGACCCCCGCGAATATCGCCGATGAATTGATCGAAACCGTGCGCGAACAGGTGGGTGATACCAGCCGCGCTATCTGCGGATTGTCCGGTGGCGTGGATTCGGCAGTGGCCGCGGCCTTGGTGCAGCGCGCCATTGGTGACCGACTGACCTGCGTGTTTGTTGACCATGGTCTATTGCGCGCCGGAGAGCGTGAGCAGGTGCAGACCGATTTTGTGAAGGCAACCGGGGCGAAGCTAGTCACGGTGGATGAGCGGGAGGCCTTTTTATCTAAGCTTGCTGGGGTCACAGACCCAGAAGCAAAACGGAAGGCAATTGGCAACGAGTTCATTCGGTCGTTCGAACGTGCGGTTGGTTTGGTGTTGGCCGATGAGCCGGCCGATACCGTGGGCGCTGTGGAATTTTTAGTGCAGGGCACGTTGTACCCAGATGTGGTGGAGTCGGGTGGGGGCGCTGGCACCGCGAACATTAAGAGCCACCATAATGTGGGAGGATTGCCTGAAGATCTGGAATTCCAGCTGGTAGAACCGTTGCGGTTGCTGTTTAAAGATGAAGTTCGGGCGGTGGGCCGCGAGCTGGGCTTGCCTGAAGAGATCGTGAATCGGCAGCCATTCCCCGGTCCTGGTCTGGGCATTCGTATCATTGGTGAGGTGACGGAGGACCGGTTAGAAACCTTGCGCGCCGCGGATCTCATAGCCCGCACCGAATTGACCAATGCGGGCTTGGATAATGAAATTTGGCAGTGCCCAGTTGTATTGCTTGCCGATGTTCGTTCCGTGGGAGTGCAAGGGGATGGCCGTACCTACGGCCATCCCATCGTATTGCGGCCGGTATCCTCAGAGGATGCCATGACCGCCGATTGGACTCGGCTGCCTTATGATGTGCTAGAAAAAATTTCAACCCGCATCACCAATGAGGTTGATGGGGTGAATCGGGTGGTATTGGACTGCACGTCGAAACCACCAGGAACCATTGAATGGGAATAA
- a CDS encoding EamA family transporter, translating to MRQSHKVTGILLVFGSCVSLQFGAALAMSLFPLVGPWTTTLCRLFLSGLLLTLVMHPQAHQWSRSQWVSVAFFGLSLGIMNAFFYVAISHIPLGTAVTIEFIGPLVLSAVLSHSIRDVLWVGLAMVGVGLFGVERLLGLSSLHPIGVVCALGAGLFWALYILAADNAGKKVTGTGVIAIVLLIGSLPSTPLGMANLFMVATDAHLLLLAIGTAILASLVPYTLEFLALRRLPPSTFGILLCMEPAVAATAGWLLLNQHMGVLGMLAVCLVVSACVGTATSKS from the coding sequence ATGCGCCAGTCCCACAAGGTCACAGGCATTTTACTTGTGTTTGGCTCATGTGTGTCATTGCAGTTCGGTGCCGCACTAGCAATGTCACTTTTCCCACTCGTGGGCCCGTGGACAACCACGCTATGCCGATTGTTTCTATCAGGTTTACTTCTGACCTTGGTGATGCACCCTCAGGCACACCAGTGGTCACGATCACAATGGGTAAGTGTGGCATTCTTTGGCTTGTCGTTGGGAATAATGAACGCGTTTTTCTATGTCGCAATCAGCCATATCCCTCTGGGTACAGCTGTGACGATTGAATTTATCGGACCTTTGGTGTTATCGGCTGTGCTATCTCACAGTATCCGGGACGTGTTGTGGGTGGGATTGGCCATGGTAGGTGTTGGGTTGTTTGGGGTGGAGCGGCTGCTCGGGTTGTCGTCGCTGCACCCGATTGGGGTGGTTTGTGCGTTGGGCGCTGGACTGTTTTGGGCGCTCTATATTTTAGCTGCAGACAATGCCGGTAAAAAGGTGACGGGAACTGGAGTTATTGCCATAGTACTTTTGATTGGATCCCTGCCTTCAACTCCACTTGGCATGGCAAACTTATTCATGGTAGCTACTGACGCGCATCTTCTACTTCTAGCGATAGGCACAGCGATACTAGCATCACTGGTCCCTTACACGCTGGAATTTCTTGCGTTACGACGCCTTCCTCCCAGTACTTTCGGCATTCTTTTATGCATGGAGCCGGCGGTGGCTGCCACCGCCGGCTGGCTCCTGCTGAATCAACACATGGGAGTTTTGGGAATGCTAGCGGTGTGTTTGGTTGTTTCCGCTTGTGTGGGAACTGCGACGTCGAAAAGCTAG